The Stratiformator vulcanicus genome has a segment encoding these proteins:
- a CDS encoding FAD-dependent oxidoreductase, protein MNQNPFPSLSDDEMSCLQQYGTCRQFDDGESLFEAGDRDYSFYAIKSGEVVVLDRTGDDEKEVAVHQEGEFTGDVSLLTGQPAVVSAVARGGCETFEVKADRVRFLLSELPGLSEKLLEAFQIRRQILEGSDFQGLRVVGPLNSMPTNQLLEFLYKNKIPHTFYDIADEQGEKLADKLDVSTDETPFLACNEKVVKRPSLAGLAECLGISRDIDDRLYDTVVIGAGPSGLAAAIYAGSEGLDTVLLDSMGPGGQAGQSSKIENYMGFPAGLSGAELGNLGYLQAMKFGVTFTAPVIARDIESTDEGHLRIKLCTGQNVRTKTALIATGVSYRRLPIDDIERFEGAGVYYSATSVQARMCRDATVVVVGGGNSAGQAALYLSRHAERVLMLLRGDNLRKSMSDYLAKRIENSDRIDVRFHTEVESVGGEDQLAGVGLVNNQSDEREQIDCAGLFVFVGAKPHTEWLPDSVVLDDRGYVLTGPRIQKCDCWPLDRTPCELETTLPSVFAAGDVRSGTTKRCAFAAGDGAMSVSCMHEVLEDLS, encoded by the coding sequence ATGAACCAAAATCCTTTCCCCAGCCTGAGCGATGACGAAATGTCGTGCCTGCAGCAATATGGCACATGTCGTCAGTTCGACGATGGCGAGTCGCTCTTCGAGGCGGGAGACCGCGACTATTCATTCTACGCGATCAAGTCGGGCGAGGTCGTCGTGCTCGACCGGACCGGTGACGACGAAAAGGAAGTCGCTGTCCATCAGGAAGGCGAATTCACCGGCGATGTGTCGCTGCTGACCGGTCAACCCGCTGTCGTCTCTGCCGTCGCCCGAGGTGGGTGTGAAACGTTTGAAGTAAAGGCAGATCGAGTTCGGTTTCTTTTAAGCGAACTTCCCGGCCTGAGCGAAAAGTTGCTCGAGGCGTTTCAAATTCGTCGGCAAATTCTGGAGGGCTCTGATTTCCAAGGGCTGCGGGTCGTCGGCCCGCTGAATTCAATGCCGACGAATCAACTGCTGGAGTTTTTATATAAGAACAAAATTCCTCACACGTTCTACGATATCGCAGATGAACAGGGGGAAAAGCTTGCCGACAAGCTCGATGTTTCAACGGACGAGACGCCGTTTTTAGCCTGCAATGAGAAGGTGGTGAAACGGCCGTCACTGGCGGGTCTCGCCGAGTGCCTCGGCATATCACGAGATATCGACGACCGACTTTATGACACGGTGGTGATCGGAGCCGGGCCGTCTGGTTTGGCCGCCGCGATCTATGCGGGGTCGGAAGGCCTCGACACCGTCCTGCTCGACAGCATGGGGCCTGGTGGTCAAGCCGGGCAAAGCTCCAAGATCGAGAACTATATGGGGTTTCCGGCCGGACTCTCCGGCGCGGAGCTTGGAAATCTCGGCTATCTTCAAGCCATGAAGTTCGGGGTGACCTTTACGGCGCCGGTGATCGCCCGTGATATTGAATCGACCGACGAGGGACATCTGCGAATTAAGCTTTGCACCGGCCAGAATGTGCGCACGAAAACGGCCCTCATCGCGACGGGCGTTTCTTACCGCCGACTGCCAATTGATGATATCGAGCGATTCGAGGGGGCCGGCGTTTACTACTCTGCGACCTCAGTGCAGGCCCGGATGTGCCGCGACGCGACGGTCGTTGTTGTTGGCGGAGGAAATTCCGCGGGTCAGGCCGCCCTTTATTTGAGCCGACATGCCGAGCGTGTGTTGATGCTGCTGCGTGGTGACAACCTGCGAAAGAGCATGTCCGACTATCTCGCCAAGCGGATTGAAAACAGTGACCGGATTGACGTGCGGTTTCATACCGAGGTTGAGAGCGTTGGCGGTGAGGATCAGCTTGCCGGCGTCGGGCTCGTCAATAACCAAAGCGATGAACGCGAGCAGATCGACTGTGCCGGGCTGTTCGTGTTCGTGGGCGCGAAACCGCACACCGAATGGTTACCCGATTCGGTGGTGCTCGATGACCGCGGCTATGTGCTGACCGGCCCTCGGATTCAAAAATGCGACTGCTGGCCGCTCGACCGCACGCCATGCGAGTTGGAGACGACGCTCCCAAGCGTCTTCGCCGCGGGCGACGTTCGCAGCGGCACCACCAAACGCTGCGCGTTCGCCGCCGGCGATGGTGCCATGAGCGTCAGTTGCATGCACGAAGTGCTGGAAGACCTGTCGTAA
- a CDS encoding sulfatase-like hydrolase/transferase — MSSRRLMLSSTFAFLLTCLNAVGRADEPNVLLVMLDDAGWTDFGCYGSDIDTPNIDALAGEGVRFTDCHAAAPNCSPSRAGMLTGRMPTRAGIYSYIPPGHPMHLRNEEVTLAEVLKEHGYATGHFGKWHLSQVGSDQQPQPSDQGFDHSLGTTNNAKPNHLNPTNFYRNGQKLGQVKGYSCDIVVNEFDQWLSDVPQEQPFLGVVWFHEPHTPIASPPDLVAKYRDRGLTKKKAKYFANIENVDRAMGRLLHLLKSAGRADNTFLFLTSDNGGVNDWSNQGLRGRKSFVYEGGQREPGILWWPDKIKAGTVSDETVSHLDLFPTICEITGASPPADRSLDGTSWLPHLVEGEALTRETPLLWYFYRVAPAAAMRDGDYVLLGYLDDPIHKHSHALTKPDMPMIKSAPLHRFELYNLATDLDQTTDLSLEHPQRLQKMMQTMQRMHREVVSEGPSWNLDDWRR; from the coding sequence ATGTCGTCGCGCCGCTTAATGTTGTCTTCCACTTTCGCGTTCCTGCTGACCTGCCTGAATGCTGTCGGCAGGGCGGATGAGCCGAACGTCCTGCTCGTCATGCTGGACGACGCCGGCTGGACCGACTTTGGCTGCTACGGCTCCGACATCGACACGCCGAATATCGATGCGTTGGCGGGCGAGGGAGTCCGATTTACAGACTGTCACGCTGCGGCCCCGAACTGCTCGCCGTCTCGCGCCGGGATGCTCACGGGGCGGATGCCGACGCGGGCGGGAATTTATTCCTATATTCCCCCCGGCCATCCGATGCACCTTCGCAATGAAGAGGTCACGCTTGCCGAAGTTCTTAAAGAGCATGGCTACGCGACCGGTCATTTCGGCAAGTGGCATCTCTCACAGGTCGGCAGCGATCAGCAACCGCAGCCGTCCGATCAGGGGTTCGATCATTCCCTCGGCACCACCAATAACGCGAAGCCCAATCATCTTAATCCGACCAACTTCTACCGCAATGGACAGAAGCTCGGCCAAGTGAAGGGCTATTCGTGCGACATCGTTGTTAATGAATTCGACCAATGGTTGAGCGACGTGCCACAGGAGCAGCCGTTTCTCGGCGTGGTCTGGTTTCACGAGCCTCACACGCCGATCGCTTCGCCGCCTGATCTTGTTGCAAAGTATCGAGACCGCGGTTTAACAAAGAAGAAAGCCAAGTACTTCGCCAATATCGAAAATGTCGATCGCGCGATGGGCCGACTGCTTCACCTTCTTAAAAGTGCCGGACGTGCCGACAACACGTTTCTCTTCCTGACGTCCGACAATGGCGGCGTGAATGACTGGTCGAACCAAGGTCTTCGCGGTCGAAAGTCGTTCGTCTATGAAGGCGGCCAGCGTGAGCCGGGGATTCTATGGTGGCCCGACAAGATTAAGGCCGGCACCGTTTCCGATGAGACGGTCAGCCATCTCGACCTGTTCCCCACGATCTGTGAAATTACGGGGGCCTCGCCGCCGGCCGATCGCTCGCTCGACGGGACGAGTTGGCTGCCGCACCTCGTAGAAGGGGAGGCTTTAACTCGGGAGACGCCCCTGCTGTGGTACTTCTATCGGGTCGCGCCCGCTGCGGCCATGCGGGACGGCGACTATGTGCTGCTCGGCTATCTCGATGACCCGATTCACAAGCACTCTCACGCGCTGACAAAGCCCGATATGCCGATGATTAAATCGGCCCCCCTGCACCGCTTTGAACTTTATAACTTGGCGACCGACCTTGATCAGACGACCGATTTATCCCTTGAGCATCCGCAGCGCCTGCAAAAAATGATGCAAACGATGCAGCGAATGCACCGCGAGGTGGTGAGCGAAGGACCGAGTTGGAATCTCGACGACTGGCGGCGTTAA
- a CDS encoding ATP-binding protein yields MAWVEEFEITIPNDTAEGQRVQERIVAKLEELDFPERDVFGVRLALEEALVNAIKHGNGMDEEKTVQIGCWISDDRVRIEIEDEGPGFDPGDVPDPTLDENLERPCGRGLMLIRSFMSRCEYVGRGNKVILEKERAPATTEKTGS; encoded by the coding sequence ATGGCCTGGGTTGAAGAATTCGAGATCACGATTCCCAACGACACCGCTGAGGGTCAGCGCGTGCAGGAGAGGATCGTTGCGAAGCTCGAAGAACTCGACTTTCCCGAGCGCGACGTGTTCGGCGTGCGCCTGGCGCTCGAAGAAGCCCTCGTCAACGCGATCAAACACGGCAACGGGATGGACGAGGAGAAAACCGTCCAGATCGGTTGCTGGATCAGTGACGATCGCGTCCGCATCGAAATCGAAGACGAAGGTCCGGGCTTCGACCCGGGCGATGTGCCCGACCCCACACTCGACGAAAATCTCGAGCGACCCTGCGGCCGCGGCCTGATGCTCATTCGCAGCTTCATGAGCCGGTGCGAGTATGTCGGGCGCGGAAACAAGGTGATCCTGGAGAAAGAACGCGCGCCCGCGACGACCGAAAAAACCGGGTCATGA
- a CDS encoding tyrosine-type recombinase/integrase translates to MKVSCFRPKNRKNYVGQWVDPVTGRKKTKSLKTPVRRDAERKAAKLERELEEGTFIGTQLTGWEDFRERYESEFLSGKAESTGQKAACAFAAVERTIDPKNLAALDSGQISRMQGMLRKEQLSEATIASYLAHLKSSLRWAAKVGLIGRAPEIDMPKRVPKMKGRAITAEELDRMIAKVPTVVPADAVGGWEDLIRGLWWSGLRIREAYRLHWTDDRELCVDLSGRRPMFRIRAGADKGFKDRMLPVAPEFADLLSKIPDDQRTGFVFNPWLRSKKCGRVTWGTMSKTLVKIGRKAGVKVAESKSGKVKFASAHDLRRSFGTRWAQRVKPAVLQQLMRHASINTTMSYYVGIEADDAADIVWAARPANTLAITGPETKNGDPDRSPQVAN, encoded by the coding sequence ATGAAAGTTTCATGCTTTAGGCCAAAGAACCGGAAGAATTACGTTGGTCAGTGGGTCGACCCGGTGACCGGTCGGAAGAAAACGAAGTCGCTCAAAACGCCGGTCCGGCGTGACGCCGAACGCAAGGCGGCAAAGCTCGAGCGAGAACTCGAAGAGGGCACATTCATCGGAACCCAACTCACCGGCTGGGAAGACTTCCGCGAGAGATACGAATCGGAGTTTCTGAGCGGCAAGGCCGAATCGACCGGCCAGAAGGCCGCGTGTGCGTTCGCAGCGGTCGAACGCACGATTGACCCGAAGAACTTGGCCGCACTCGACAGCGGTCAAATCTCGCGAATGCAGGGGATGCTACGCAAAGAACAACTCAGCGAAGCGACGATCGCTTCGTATCTGGCTCACCTCAAATCGTCGCTGCGATGGGCGGCAAAGGTCGGGCTGATCGGCCGCGCCCCGGAAATCGACATGCCGAAGAGAGTGCCGAAGATGAAGGGGCGAGCGATCACCGCGGAAGAGCTCGACCGGATGATCGCGAAAGTTCCGACCGTTGTGCCGGCGGATGCTGTCGGTGGGTGGGAAGATTTAATTCGCGGGCTGTGGTGGTCCGGCCTGCGAATCCGCGAAGCCTACCGCCTACACTGGACCGATGACCGGGAGTTGTGCGTCGATCTGTCGGGCCGTCGGCCAATGTTTCGGATTCGGGCGGGGGCCGACAAGGGCTTCAAGGATCGCATGTTGCCTGTTGCTCCGGAATTCGCTGATCTGCTCTCGAAGATCCCCGACGATCAGCGAACCGGCTTCGTCTTCAACCCTTGGTTGCGATCGAAGAAGTGCGGCCGGGTGACGTGGGGCACGATGAGCAAAACGCTCGTCAAGATCGGCCGGAAAGCTGGCGTGAAGGTCGCCGAATCGAAGTCCGGCAAAGTGAAGTTCGCGAGTGCCCACGACCTGCGGCGATCGTTCGGTACCCGGTGGGCACAGCGGGTCAAACCGGCGGTCCTGCAGCAGCTCATGCGGCACGCCTCGATCAACACGACGATGAGCTATTACGTCGGCATCGAAGCCGACGACGCGGCCGATATTGTATGGGCGGCGCGGCCAGCTAACACATTGGCTATCACCGGGCCGGAAACGAAAAACGGCGACCCTGATCGGTCGCCGCAAGTCGCTAATTGA
- a CDS encoding dimethylarginine dimethylaminohydrolase family protein, with amino-acid sequence MGNGFERLAILMCPPDYFGIEYEINPWMSRSRQSDHDEAVRQWQALREVFDRLGVDIREMEPKPGLPDLVFTANAGLIHRQTVYLSRFRHAARQGETPLNKEWFESAGFEPIELPEGFDFEGAGDALFCGETLFAGYIFRSHANAMQWVGDQIGCRVIPLQLVDERYYHLDTCFCPLDAETAIYHPAAFDDYGRSALEAAVPKLIAVDPVEAQRFCCNAVVIGRHVVLNTGCPLLEQSLHDIGFDTTATPLDEFLKAGGSAKCLTLRLDGEEAAVWSG; translated from the coding sequence ATGGGGAACGGATTTGAGCGGCTGGCGATTTTGATGTGCCCGCCTGATTACTTCGGGATCGAGTACGAGATCAATCCGTGGATGAGCCGCTCGCGGCAGAGTGATCATGACGAGGCGGTCCGGCAATGGCAGGCGCTTCGCGAGGTCTTTGACAGGCTCGGCGTCGACATCCGAGAAATGGAGCCGAAGCCGGGGTTGCCCGATCTCGTCTTCACGGCCAACGCGGGATTGATCCATCGACAAACGGTTTACTTGTCGCGGTTCCGCCACGCAGCCCGGCAGGGCGAGACGCCGCTCAATAAAGAGTGGTTCGAGTCGGCGGGATTCGAGCCGATCGAACTGCCCGAGGGCTTTGACTTCGAAGGCGCGGGCGACGCGCTGTTCTGCGGAGAGACACTATTCGCCGGTTACATCTTTCGCTCACACGCCAACGCGATGCAGTGGGTGGGGGACCAGATCGGCTGCCGGGTGATTCCGCTGCAACTCGTCGATGAGCGGTACTATCATCTCGATACCTGCTTCTGCCCGCTCGATGCCGAAACGGCGATCTACCATCCGGCGGCGTTCGACGACTACGGTCGCTCTGCGCTCGAAGCAGCCGTGCCGAAATTGATTGCCGTCGACCCGGTCGAAGCGCAGCGGTTCTGCTGCAACGCCGTCGTGATCGGTCGGCACGTCGTACTCAACACGGGCTGCCCGCTGCTGGAACAGTCGCTGCACGACATCGGATTCGATACGACAGCGACCCCGCTCGATGAATTTCTCAAGGCGGGCGGCAGTGCGAAGTGCCTGACGTTAAGGCTCGACGGAGAAGAAGCCGCCGTTTGGTCGGGCTGA
- a CDS encoding HAD family hydrolase translates to MNQFATPIAVSLLFVGCWCHALVAEESTQPLPSWNDNATKQSIVDFVEQATTEGSEGFIPPAERIAVFDNDGTLWCEQPAYVQLVFAIDRIKAMAEAHPEWKNEEPYKSVLEGDMASLKKLGKPGLAKIIAATHSGMSVDEFRSIVNEWIASARHPETGLLYTEMTYQPMVELLAFLRANGFKTYIVTGGGVDFVRAWCEEVYGIPPEQVVGSRGKYKFDQRYGQPVLMKLPQIDLIDDGPGKPVGIQQVIGRRPVIAGGNSDGDLQMLQWAANTVGPGMAILIHHTDATREYAYDRDSLIGRSDKALDEAEKHGWLIVDMRRDWNKIFPRETLD, encoded by the coding sequence ATGAATCAGTTTGCAACCCCAATAGCGGTCAGTCTCCTCTTCGTGGGATGTTGGTGTCACGCACTGGTCGCGGAAGAATCTACCCAACCATTGCCCTCTTGGAACGACAATGCCACCAAGCAGTCGATCGTCGACTTCGTCGAACAGGCAACCACTGAAGGTTCGGAAGGGTTTATACCGCCCGCCGAGCGCATCGCCGTCTTTGACAACGATGGCACCCTCTGGTGCGAGCAGCCGGCCTACGTGCAACTTGTGTTCGCGATCGACCGAATTAAGGCGATGGCCGAGGCCCACCCGGAATGGAAAAACGAAGAGCCTTACAAGTCGGTCTTGGAAGGTGATATGGCGTCCCTTAAGAAATTGGGGAAGCCGGGCTTGGCGAAAATTATCGCGGCGACGCACTCCGGCATGAGCGTCGACGAATTTCGATCGATCGTCAACGAATGGATTGCGTCAGCTCGTCACCCCGAGACCGGGCTGCTCTACACCGAAATGACCTATCAACCGATGGTCGAATTGCTTGCCTTTCTACGGGCGAACGGCTTTAAGACCTACATTGTTACGGGTGGTGGCGTCGACTTCGTGCGGGCATGGTGCGAAGAAGTCTACGGCATCCCACCCGAGCAGGTCGTCGGTTCCCGAGGGAAATACAAATTCGATCAACGGTACGGGCAGCCAGTATTAATGAAATTGCCGCAGATCGATCTCATCGATGATGGCCCCGGCAAGCCGGTCGGAATTCAACAGGTCATCGGTCGTCGCCCCGTCATTGCCGGCGGCAACTCCGACGGCGACCTCCAAATGCTTCAGTGGGCCGCGAACACGGTTGGCCCCGGAATGGCGATCCTAATCCATCACACCGACGCAACGCGAGAGTACGCTTACGACCGTGATTCATTAATCGGTCGCTCCGACAAAGCTCTCGACGAAGCAGAAAAGCACGGTTGGCTAATTGTCGATATGCGGCGTGATTGGAACAAGATCTTTCCGCGCGAAACCTTAGATTGA
- a CDS encoding STAS domain-containing protein, protein MSAASHRRIDVEEIGDVTIARFVDKKILDETNIQIIGNQLFGLVDEDGRQKIILDFANVEYLSSAALGKLITLDKKVKSAKGKLRLCNIRPDIYEVFAITRLNKLFSMYDDQEKALAGF, encoded by the coding sequence ATGTCCGCAGCCAGTCATCGCCGCATCGACGTTGAAGAGATCGGTGACGTCACGATCGCGCGCTTCGTCGACAAGAAAATCTTGGATGAGACCAACATCCAGATTATCGGCAACCAGTTATTCGGGCTCGTCGATGAAGACGGTCGCCAGAAGATCATTCTGGACTTCGCCAATGTCGAGTACCTCTCGAGTGCGGCGCTCGGCAAACTCATCACGTTGGATAAGAAGGTCAAATCAGCCAAGGGCAAGCTGCGGCTGTGCAATATCCGGCCAGACATCTACGAAGTTTTTGCGATCACGCGACTCAACAAGCTGTTCTCGATGTACGACGATCAAGAAAAGGCGCTGGCCGGGTTCTAG
- the ppk2 gene encoding polyphosphate kinase 2, protein MSGNKSAKSVGNGFSTNGNGSQTGLATVAIQDHVVPKEVRNRVKKARKGRVLGSGYPYSKKIDTATYEREKHALQVELLKMMHWVETNGERIVMLFEGRDAAGKGGTIKRFMEHMNPRNARVVALGKPSETERGEWYFQRYIKQLPTNGEIVLFDRSWYNRAVVEPVMGFCTQSQHHAFLRQVPMLENMLIDDGIRLFKFWFSVSREEQFRRFKSREHDALKQWKLSPVDAQGLAMWDDYTEAKKSMFMSTDTTFSPWTVVKSDDKKRARLACMKYVLNAVPYLNKDTDVVGQPESNLIGKKEEVYQDDKW, encoded by the coding sequence ATGTCTGGAAATAAGTCTGCAAAATCCGTGGGCAACGGGTTCTCGACGAACGGCAACGGTTCACAAACCGGCCTAGCCACGGTCGCCATTCAAGACCACGTGGTACCTAAAGAAGTTCGCAATCGCGTGAAAAAGGCCCGCAAGGGTCGGGTCTTAGGATCAGGTTATCCGTATAGCAAAAAGATCGATACAGCAACTTATGAACGCGAGAAGCACGCACTGCAGGTCGAATTGCTGAAGATGATGCACTGGGTGGAAACCAACGGCGAGCGGATCGTGATGCTGTTTGAAGGTCGGGACGCGGCTGGCAAGGGCGGCACTATTAAACGGTTTATGGAACATATGAATCCGCGAAATGCCCGGGTCGTCGCATTGGGTAAGCCGAGTGAGACCGAACGCGGCGAGTGGTACTTTCAACGTTATATTAAACAGCTACCGACGAACGGAGAGATCGTGCTGTTCGATCGCTCCTGGTACAACCGCGCCGTTGTCGAGCCGGTGATGGGTTTTTGCACTCAGTCGCAACACCATGCGTTTTTGCGACAGGTGCCGATGCTTGAGAATATGCTGATCGACGACGGGATTCGCCTGTTTAAATTCTGGTTCTCAGTCAGCCGGGAAGAACAGTTTCGGCGCTTCAAATCTCGAGAACACGACGCTCTCAAACAATGGAAGCTCAGCCCGGTCGACGCGCAGGGGCTGGCCATGTGGGACGACTACACGGAAGCCAAGAAGTCAATGTTTATGTCGACCGACACGACGTTTTCGCCCTGGACGGTCGTCAAAAGTGACGACAAGAAGCGCGCTCGGCTGGCCTGTATGAAGTACGTCCTCAATGCCGTGCCCTATCTCAACAAAGACACGGATGTTGTCGGCCAACCCGAGTCGAACTTAATCGGTAAGAAGGAGGAAGTTTATCAAGACGACAAATGGTAA
- a CDS encoding DUF502 domain-containing protein has product MTKSIGFLRTTAIGGLVFLLPLIVIGVLLGKVSQVVLVVAGILRDTLGIETAYGYFVLLIAAVALVLLLCFAAGLAAQLAISRRLGEFVEKHLTLIFPRYSIYKDQVSGGIGGEFAKSRLKPVLVEMIDTTRIAFEVERSDELVTLYLPSSPDPWAGHVGFVTVDRVKPIEGEVGDVMATFERLGRDSLCYVNTLKPTEDGPATRTAAPTPPTATDG; this is encoded by the coding sequence GTGACAAAATCGATTGGCTTTCTCAGAACGACTGCAATCGGCGGGCTGGTCTTCCTCTTGCCTCTGATCGTGATCGGAGTGTTGCTCGGCAAGGTGAGCCAGGTAGTCCTAGTTGTCGCTGGAATACTGCGTGACACCCTCGGGATTGAGACCGCTTACGGCTACTTCGTGTTGCTCATCGCGGCCGTCGCACTCGTACTCCTGCTCTGTTTTGCAGCGGGGCTGGCCGCACAACTTGCGATCAGCAGGCGGCTGGGAGAGTTCGTCGAGAAGCATTTGACCCTCATCTTCCCACGGTATTCGATCTATAAAGATCAGGTCTCGGGCGGGATTGGCGGGGAATTTGCAAAGTCTCGTCTTAAGCCGGTCCTCGTCGAGATGATCGATACGACGAGGATCGCGTTCGAAGTCGAGCGGTCTGACGAACTTGTCACACTCTACCTGCCGAGTTCACCCGACCCGTGGGCGGGACATGTCGGTTTTGTGACGGTCGACCGGGTCAAACCGATCGAGGGCGAGGTCGGCGACGTCATGGCGACGTTCGAACGTCTCGGCCGTGACTCCCTATGTTATGTGAACACCTTAAAGCCAACCGAGGACGGGCCAGCCACTCGAACTGCCGCCCCGACACCGCCAACTGCGACAGACGGGTAA
- a CDS encoding sulfatase/phosphatase domain-containing protein — MAYEEALRVPLLVRYPRAVPAGQVVDEMAAIVDLAPTLLEFAEVSVDRKLDGRSLVPLLKGESPDDWRDSLLVEYNTDTVFPRVKNMGYHAVRTSRWKYIRYNDLKGMDELYDLKNDPYEMRNLLSGSETPPILPSLQAELDRLLSE; from the coding sequence CTGGCGTATGAAGAGGCGCTTCGTGTTCCACTATTGGTCCGCTATCCGAGGGCGGTGCCTGCGGGTCAGGTCGTCGACGAGATGGCCGCGATCGTCGATCTTGCTCCGACACTCCTCGAATTCGCCGAAGTGAGTGTGGATCGAAAATTGGACGGCCGCAGCCTTGTTCCGCTGCTTAAGGGAGAGTCACCGGACGACTGGCGAGATTCGCTACTTGTCGAATACAACACCGACACCGTCTTCCCACGCGTTAAGAACATGGGCTACCACGCGGTGCGAACCTCACGCTGGAAGTACATCCGGTATAATGATCTTAAAGGCATGGATGAACTCTATGACCTAAAGAACGATCCCTATGAGATGCGCAATTTGCTGAGCGGATCTGAAACGCCGCCCATTCTTCCATCGCTGCAAGCCGAGCTGGATCGGCTATTAAGCGAATAG
- a CDS encoding sulfatase-like hydrolase/transferase, which yields MIIPQSAVIAAVALALCVSHCVADAADHPRPNIPRPNIIVILVDDLRWDDIGCAGHPIVRTPHIDRLAYEGARFRNAFCNTPLCSPARACLLTGLYTKNHGIRDNTDRSEQSYRLQTFPRELQAAGYETGYVGKWHMGNDASARPGFDHWVGIKGQGTSFNPELNINGKFVSHEGHTTDVLNRYAAEFAGRERETPFCLYVAQKALHPELIQYDDGSISDPSAARFLPAQRHEGLYRDDPIPRRLNVTDDISDKPALQLEIEGLPPLSRATGTDDETIRDRLRMLAAVDEGVGMLLKSLKESKKLDDTIFVFTSDNGYWYG from the coding sequence ATGATCATTCCTCAATCAGCCGTCATCGCGGCCGTCGCGCTCGCGCTCTGCGTGTCCCATTGCGTCGCTGATGCGGCGGACCACCCCCGACCCAACATCCCCCGACCCAATATCATTGTCATTCTGGTCGATGACTTGCGCTGGGACGACATCGGTTGTGCGGGGCATCCTATTGTAAGAACGCCGCATATTGATCGTCTGGCTTATGAGGGTGCACGCTTTCGCAATGCATTTTGCAACACCCCATTATGTTCGCCCGCGCGTGCCTGCCTGCTGACCGGTCTATACACAAAGAATCACGGCATTCGCGATAACACCGACCGCAGCGAACAGAGTTATCGCTTGCAGACCTTCCCACGGGAACTGCAGGCGGCCGGCTACGAAACGGGTTATGTCGGGAAGTGGCACATGGGGAACGATGCCTCCGCCCGACCCGGCTTCGATCATTGGGTCGGTATTAAAGGGCAAGGAACTTCGTTCAATCCTGAATTAAACATCAACGGAAAGTTCGTTTCACACGAAGGGCACACGACCGATGTTTTAAACCGGTATGCAGCCGAGTTCGCAGGACGCGAGCGAGAAACGCCCTTTTGCCTTTACGTCGCCCAGAAAGCGCTTCATCCCGAGTTAATTCAATATGATGACGGCAGTATTTCCGATCCTTCCGCGGCACGATTCCTCCCCGCCCAGCGACATGAGGGCCTCTACCGAGACGATCCGATCCCGCGGCGGCTTAATGTCACTGACGACATCAGCGATAAACCGGCTCTGCAGCTAGAGATCGAGGGGCTTCCGCCCCTGAGTCGAGCGACCGGGACCGATGACGAGACGATTCGCGATCGGCTGCGGATGTTGGCCGCCGTCGATGAAGGCGTGGGGATGCTTCTGAAGTCGCTCAAGGAATCAAAGAAGTTGGACGACACCATCTTCGTTTTCACCAGCGATAACGGTTACTGGTATGGCTAG